Within the Microtus ochrogaster isolate Prairie Vole_2 linkage group LG2, MicOch1.0, whole genome shotgun sequence genome, the region NNNNNNNNNNNNNNNNNNNNNNNNNNNNNNNNNNNNNNNNNNNNNNNNNNNNNNNNNNNNNNNNNNNNNNNNNNNNNNNNNNNNNNNNNNNNNNNNNNNNNNNNNNNNNNNNNNNNNNNNNNNNNNNNNNNNNNNNNNNNNNNNNNNNNNNNNNNNNNNNNNNNNNNNNNNNNNNNNNNNNNNNNNNNNNNNNNNNNNNNNNNNNNNNNNNNNNNNNNNNNNNNNNNNNNNNNNNNNNNNNNNNNNNNNNNNNNNNNNNNNNNNNNNNNNNNNNNNNNNNNNNNNNNNNNNNNNNNNNNNNNNNNNNNNNNNNNNNNNNNNNNNNNNNNNNNNNNNNNNNNNNNNNNNNNNNNNNNNNNNNNNNNNNNNNNNNNNNNNNNNNNNNNNNNNNNNNNNNNNNNNNNNNNNNNNNNNNNNNNNNNNNNNNNNNNNNNNNNNNNNNNNNNNNNNNNNNNNNNNNNNNNCTCACTCCCACTTCTATTGCCGCAGTTCGTCCTGTGGAGCTTTTCCTTCCTTGCACTGATTTCTTCAGCAGTTGCCACTCGCTTCTGTTGGCATCTGCTATATGGGCAGCTGCTTTGCTGGAGACTTCGAATTCTCTCCTACGCTTTTCCCCACTGAGCTGCATGTTCTCCACAtctccctgctctgccttctgtTCAGAACTCTCACTGTAAACCTGGAGAAAGGCGGCGAGCATCAACCATGCCACAGGCCTGATGTTAGGCTATCTTTAAAATCCTCTCCACCAAACAAATTAGTCCATTAGTTTTTAACTTAGTCCCATTCAATATTCTGAGATGTGGGCAAAATGTAGCCATGGTAATCCTGAACGACCTCGAGCCCAGGTCCCAGGAGAGTTCTGTTCTTTGACATCTCGAGAGTCAGGTCTTTACTGTCTGCGCTGGCCTCTGATCATGTGAATCACCCTCAGAATTGCCCATTAAGCTCAGTTCACAAGAGTCCAGGACTTTTCCAGCCCCAGACTCTCCCACATTCCTTCCATGAACCAATCCAAAGGCCTGAGCACACAGATGCACCACAACAACCGTGCCACCCATCTGGTTTTCTGTAGGATCCTTTCCTTGCCATCGTGAGGGAATACCCAGTTTAAGGAGGATGGACCTATCTGGACTCACAGCTCGAGAGGGTACATTAAGTCCTGGTGGGAAGGTGTGGAGGAAGAGTATATGACTGGGCATTTCACATCTTAGGGATCAAagagcagaaactcaagccaAGAGTCACTCTCTTGCCCCCACCATGACTTTCCACCACCATCTAGGCCCTGTTTAAAACACATAGTGAGCCTCATGGAGACATGTCACACTCGTGGAGACATATCACACGCATGGAGACATATCACACTCATGGAgacatttcacactcaaaccacTCAGACGAGAAGCACTGAGAACATGGCCAGGCACACCGCAGGTTCTCAGGGCATCCCACAGACCATCCCTGAATCTGCCATTCAAGTCTGTGCACTGTGATTCCCTGTCCTCAGGTCACGGCACTAAGCTTCCACAAATGCTGCTCCTGGCTCCCTATGGCTGCTGTCCCCTTGCTCACACTCCTTGGGCTCTGCTAGGTGTGTCTCACAGTGAGCTGAGTCCATGGTGTCCCCTGTGGGTGACCACAGAGCGCTGTGACTGACAGTTATGGAGTAGGGAATGCAATGAATGTGTAGAAAAACCACTTGGGTTTGGGTGGAACTTCAGTCAAAACCCAAATGGCTTAAGCCAAATAAAAGCTACGGAAGCCCTACACCCTGGGAGCATCATGTCCTGAGTCTGCTCAGGGAGCAGCATGTGCTCTGGTTTAGAGCTCTGCACACACCTTTGGCACCGTCTCAGAGTGTCATGGGTGTTTTACGCTGGTGGCTTCAGCTTCCCTCTGTCCTCACCATGTCCCTGCAGTTGCCTCGGTGAGGGGGTGTTGGGGACTACTGGGTGCTCAGAATCTCTCTTGACCTGGCCCCCTGTGAACAAGGGCAGAGCAGTTCCGCAGACAGGCAACTCAGTAGCTAGTGGAGGGGTCTCACCCACAGACACTGAACTAGCTCATTATTATCGCGATTCTTGGTTTGTCACTTTACTGGGCGGCATGGGAAGTTCTGGTGATGGTGGCCCTCCTGCTCACCCCTTCCTCACGCCAGCTGAGGACTCTAAGGAGGCTTCCATTCCTGAGAGACTCAACTGTGTGAGGTCTGCACACTGTCTCTCTGCCCACGGCGCTACTCTGCACCCGACGAGAGAGGGCAAGAGGGCACTGGGATGCAGGAGAGGTATGCCTGAGACGGGCATCTGGGaatcagggtcagctctccccaGCTCACCTCCCTGGCACGGGTCATCCCCGTACCATGAACTCCATGTTACTTTAGTCCACGCCTGCTCCCTACAGCCTGTCTGTTCACCCAGAACAAGTGACCCCGGACTCCAGGAGGACATTGACGTCCAGCTAGATCAGACTCAGTGTGGGCTCCAAATGCCTAGGAGCCCAGACTGGGCTTCAGTGACCATCTTCGTCTCCAAGAGAACCTTGGCTGACTGCCTACATCTGATCCATCCCTGGAAATGTCATTGGATGTCCTCACTACCTGCTCCAAAGCAGGACGCCTGCCTCTTTTTTTCCCAGTCACAGGCCACCCAGGTCACCCCACTGAGGACAGAGGCTAGGGACACAGAATGCATCCTCAGAGCCAAGAGTCTTCTCCAAAATGCTGACAGGTGGCCACCAGGTGGAGAATGCAGACAGCCCAGGGAGGCCATGTCCAGGTGTCCCCCAGGCACAGGCCCAAGCAGAGTGACCGGCAGGGCAGTTTACAACTGTGCTCTGAAGAGCACGCTCCAGACTGAACAACAAGGAAGGGGAAGGGTGCAGAGCCTCCTGCAGCAAAACACACCTGGGGGATAaaagcccagagcccagagcacctcacacacactcaccactcacacacactcactcaacacactcatacactcccagctcccagcctacCCACCATGGCCACCTCCACCATGTCCGTCTGCTCTGACGCTTGCACCAACTCCTCCTGGCAGGTGGATGACTGCCCAGAGAGCTGCTGTGAGCCTAGCTGCTGTGcccccagctgctgccagcctagctgctgtgtccccagctgctgccagcccagtTGCTGTGTCCCCAGCTGCTGTACCCCATCCCCCTGCCTGACCCTCATCTGCACCCCAGTTAGCTGTGGGTCCAGCCCCTGCTGCCAATCTgcctgcagcagctgctgcaCACCCTCATGCTGCCAGCCCTCatgctgtgtgcctgtctgttgCAAGCCAGTCTGCTGTGTCTCCATCTGCTCTGACTGCCAGCCAGCTTGTTGCACCTGCTCCCCTTGCCAGCCatcctgctgtgtgcctgtctgctGCAAACCTGTCTGCTGTGAGCCGGTCTGCTGTGAGCCGGTCTGCTGTGAGCCGGTCTGCTGTGGGGCTTCCTCCTCATGCTGCTGACTGTCTAGCTGAGAACTGGATtagcatctgtctgtcttttctgacCCATGGTTCTGCTGGGCCTTGCTGGGCCTTCTGGACCCACCCACCCTCACCCTTCCTTCACCAGCCCACCCAGGTCTAGAGCCTGAGTGTTCCTCAGCTACTCTCCTGACTCAGATTCTGGACATGCTGGCTGCCCCACCTTACCCACCCCCAATCTGGCTGGCTTGATCCTGCTATCAGCTGTGTTATTCTTAGCCTCTGAGCACCAATAAAACCTTTTCTGTACCATTCCATCTCCGTGGTAACTGTCATACAGAAAACTGGCTCTGAAGCCTCTGGGCTCTACACCTGACACTCACTGGTCTCTGCACCTGGCTCCAGGACCTGCACCTGGCTCTGGGCTCTACACCTGTCCCTGGGACTTGCACCTGACTCTGGGACCTTCACCCCACTCCTGAGCCTCTACCTACCCCTGGGCTATGCATCTGGCTCTGGGCTTTGTACCAGACTCTGTGAGGCCTACACCTGATTCTGGACCTGTGCCCTTCCACTCACTCTGTATCAGCAGCAGTGGGGTATGGGAGTCATCAGACATGTTCTGAAGTGCCTGTCTTTTGCCGCTGGCCACTTCCAGGTCTTGTGGGCAGCAGAACCTCTGCACACTGGTCACCACTCTGAGCAGCACTTGGGCTCTGAATAAGCCCCCCAGCCTGCTGCCAGTGTCCACCATTGTGTGTGGTGTAGAGCAGAGGACTCTGGCCTCCAGCTCAGCACTGAGAAGGTCCACTGTAGGGAAGTCTAGGCATCCTGTCTTCCTGCCCACCCACGTCCTCAGGGAGGCTGAGCAAGCACCCAGGCTGCCCACCTACAGATGGAGGACGAGGCATGGTGTACCATGGGATGGGCATGGCCATAAGCCTGGAGTGACCACAGCACCCTAGAGTGGTGAGGGGAAGTGTCCACAGGAGATGGAAAGATGTGATGTCCAAATCTGGGCAAATGTGGCCTCCCCTTTGCTGAGGGACTTGGAGAATTGTCTCCTGGAGTTACAGGGGCAGAGCAAAGGGGATAAACTGGTCAGGGAGATGAAGGCAGTGTCTCTACAGGGACTCCTGAGTCCACTTAGCAACAGGGGCAGCGGAAGCCACTTCATCATGGACACATTACCTTGGTGTCATGTGACAAGGTCCCATGGAGGCCTTTGCTGAGGTACAGGTGCCTCTGTGTTTTGCTGCCTGGGGGACCAGCCTCCAGTGGTGCAGGGCTCAAAGGGAATCCACAGGATCTGTGTACTAAGACTTTTTATCTGAAGAGGCAAGGGAaaagacactcacacactctctggATGGTTTCTTCagaccttttctttattctttattcttcttttgtattCTGATTCTGCattctgtctctttatttttattctatagcTTATATACCCCCAACAAAAATCTTTTAGgcaatatagaaattaaaatgtgGTCACATCTATTTTCCAAGTGAATAATTATAATGAATATgggaaaatgtgtttttcatCTTCCTTATATTATTACAACAAAGTCATCCCAAGAACCCACTTACATTTATATGTAAGTAACTTGTTATAGATGAACAGAGTGTGCAAGCAGGGTATTTTTCTCAGCCATTTCTTTTGCTGTCAGGCTGTATTTTTagttacaaagaaagaatcaatcactttattacttacCTTGAAAGGTAATTTTACGAGGAATCTTAAAGGAGTCACAAGCCTAAACTTCTATACATGTAAAACAGTCAGCTCCACTTTAAATCTTAAGGAATATACCAGctcatcaatttcttttttatcagGTGATTGAGGGCAAAAATGGGTACAAGGAGTTAATCATCATCTTTGATCACCAACCAATCTAGCAAGGAGAGTGTGTCAGCTAGTATTGTATTTGTGACCCTAACTTAAAGAATCTATAACTCAGCTGTGTCCTTGtgaactttagattgtcttctagGGTTTTTAATCTCAAACTATTATTCAAACATCTAATCTAATCTGAAGTTATTCTGAGGCTTTGATTCAGCTGTGATACACATCAAAACCTGTGAATCAATTCTtcaacattaagattaaaaagaattcaagccagcctggctccaagggactcaattgttttcctcaatcattgACCTCAACTGTGATCTATGTGGTTCCCTGGTTGAAACTCATAGGCCCTAACTGTGTgacatttctttgtatttatttttaatcatcaaaactctatttaaactaacattattattatcataaatTAGACAGTGCAGCTTTAAACATCCTCTTCacaataatccacaggtaaaaatgccctgtagaacaggatgtttccatgagataaaaaCACTACATTACAgcagtggggatctccccacacccattcacaacATGCCAGATACCAGAAAAAGATGGCAGCGGCAAACATGTaagggcacagcagaagcaaaagacattctggagtctgtggtcACAGGGCCTGGCCTATCCGAGATTCACCCATCAGGTGAGCTGACACCTGAACTTCAATTGCCACTTGctctcctctgacatggccatcGGCCACCGGCCATTGGCATACAAGACACTGAAGCATGGAAATGCCATGCACACCTGGGAGAGCTCTGTGTCCGTCACCTCCCAACCCTGCCCTCCTGGGCCCAGTCCTTAGCAGCAGGTGCAATTTATGTGGGAATGGTACGTGGGAACAGAGTGGATGTCCTTCTGAGGAAGctttactgtcaacttgacacagcctagaatcatcTGAGGAGGGAGTCTCCAATGAGAGATATGATCATATTGAACATATCCGTGGGAGAtaatcttgattgttaattgatgtagaagggcgCTATTCCCTGGACAGGTGGTTCTGGTCATTTAAGAGAGCTAGCtacccactcaacaagagggaaaccacgtctggtgctggaaacctagccaaatacccagggctagtgaagtctaAACCAGCCTAATCCTTAAATACACTCCAAATGtttatccttatatccacagataagtatagttctcatccctcatcaagaaaactttttTGCAACAGAAAGACACAATAACAgaaaactgatcaaaatgcagagttgtggagcccagtccctaCTGATGCATCTGCAACACACTCCTCCATCTGAGGCTCAGGGATGATTGCGGAAGAgtgggtggaaagactgtaagacaGAGGCACAGGAGTTTGCCGGGAGATTGTCTCTGccacacccatgaagtctcactaACACTGCTGCCTAAACacaagctgaacaaggacaaaaCCAATGGACGTTCTAAAGTGGCCTCgatcctacacaaagaactacaggcaactaaggaactAAGAGtgggaaaaatagtcttccccagggaagaacacaccaatcggttatccaataccaaaaggtcagccctgaaagcTTATATACAAGTAGTATTATATGAagtgagcaggttgtatttacatatttagggattgataggtaggtggatggatggatggatggatagatagatagatagatagatagatagatagatagatagatagatagatagatagatgacaaacgtgtgtgtgtgtaacaacaattacagaaaaggagaccatgaatttgaatgagagcCAGAAGGTACATGGGAGgtgtcagagagagaggaaagggaagaggaaatgatgtaactataatacaatctcaataaataaataaataaataaataaagctagctaagcatgagCAGGCTATGTTCCTCTGTGCTTTCTgctcaggttcctgcttgagttcctggtctgacttccctcagtgttgGACTGTGACCTGGACGCATAAGTCAAATGATCCCTTTCCCTAAGTTGCTCCTGGTAGGAGCGTTTTCTCACGGCAATAGAAAGGAAACTGGAACATGTAAGTATCCGTCTTCGCCTGTCTGAAGCTCCCCGAAGAGCTAGTCTCAGTTTCTCCAAATTGCTAAACACAGGGCAGGGATCAGTCAGGCATCTAAGTGTGAATGACCCATCCTTGCTGCCCGGGGTAAAGAGGAACACCTGGGTAAGAGTTAAGGCAAGCTGGGAACCAAAGACTTCGAGATATTAGGGCTCTGAAACAGTCCTGGGAGTCTAGAAGGTCCCAGGCATGACTGCAGGGGCGCATGCTGACAACACCGCTGGTGGCTGACCTTTGAGCAAACAGGAGGTAAAGGTGCaacaggaaggggagaagggcagAAACTGTCAGCTGGGAGCTGAGCCCCATGGGTAAACACACAACAGCTGCAAAGCTTAGGGGGAAACAATTTTATGACCGTGACAAAACTCCCAAGATAACAACATAAGGAGGAAGAAATTGTTGGGCTCACAGTTTTGTGGGGGAGATGTACAATATCATCTtactgagacaggaggaaggacACAGGGCCAGGGTCCCTTCACGGGCAAACACTCAGTGATTTATGTTCCTACTACTAAGTCCATCCCCTAAAGGGTTCCCTCTCATCCTAGTAGTGCCACAAGTCGGGGACTAAGTCTTATCTTTTAAGTCTTTGGGGGTCATTTAAAATCCAAACCACACCACGCATTGAAGGAACTCAGTCAAATCACTGCCCAAGCACTTCCTTAATAGAATActtctgggccgggcggtggtggtgcacgcctttaatcccagcactcgggaggcagaggcaggcggatctctgtgagttcgagaccagcctggtctacaagagctagttccaggataggctccaaaaccacagagaaaccctgtctcgaaaaaccaaaaaaaaaaaaaaatagaatacttCTGATACATAGTACATGTGACAAGGTTACTCCAGAAAATTGTAAAGCAAAAGTATATGCTGGAGTATGAGACAACGGGTCCAGAAACAGAACGGAAGCAGGACCCACTCTAAAACCTCAAGGCCTGCCCTCTCctccagtgacacttcctccagccaggctctgCTTCTTAAAGGTTCTACAACCTTCGGAAATGGCACCACccgctggggaccaagtattcaaacatgtgaCCAGGTGGGGACATCTCACATCGGAACCACTACCATCTCCTCATTGTAACCTTTCCTGACATGCCTTAGACATAGGGTCATGTTTCACATACTGCCATGGGATGTGTGGACAGACCCTCCAGGAAGGCAGAACTGAGGGTGCCAATAAGCACATGCAGTTGCACACTGCTTCCCAAGTCATCATAGAAATACAAAACGAAGCTCCGTGAACGAGTTTGCACTCAAGCTCTACTAGGGTATCGGTGTGTCCCTTGTAGCCAGGCTCAAACTGACCACCCCACTGTATATCTGGCTGTGTTCCCTTTACCTCCTTGCTTCATGCTTGGGGTCGCATGCATGGAATTTTCATTCCTccactttccctctcttttctctccaattggttcctggctgctgctCCCACTTAGCAGGGGACAGTGTGGTTAAACAGCAGCTACAGATGTGGGACTCTAGAACATAGATGCCAGCACAGTCATGTGACATACTGCTCCTTGAACAGCACAGTGTGTTTGAGACCCTCTAACTCCATCCTGCTTCTATGTATTCTACCTCTGTAAGGGTTTGTGAGTTGTCCGATACAGTCTGGAGTTGCTCGGTTTACCCACGCGCCCTTCATTGGCAATACTTCAGTGCTTTCTGGGAGTCCCCTGCAACACGGAGGATGTTGGTGTCTGGCCCTCATCTCCCAAGAGCATTCTCTGTGGGCAAAGAGTTCTAGTGTGgtccctgttttctttctgatgaGAAAGGATGCTTCCATGGCCTCCTGGTCTCCACCTTCCCATCAAGAAGTCATCTGTCAATCATGTCGCTTCTTCGCACCCTGCTGACTACTGTCCTTGATTTTCAGCTCCAATGTGCACACACGTGGATTCCTATGTAGTGCTTTACTGAACTCTTTTAAACACACCTAAAATACACTCTGTTTGTCCTCATGGATCAACGTCTTCCATCCGTTTGAAGCTCCTGTTTGTTTTCAATACCTCACCTCGCCCCATCCCtttgtctctcctagggtccaaaccactccctccccaccctgtccCTTTGCTTGTTGCTCCATTTCCTCGACTtcagccctccccacccctgcattCAGTCATCACACCCATCAGCTCCTTCCCTTCGCTAACCTTCTCTTGGACTTGGTCTGATATGCTGTTCATCTATTCCACCATACTGAAAGTTCAGGTTTTGGGTTCTTCACTCCCAGGATTTGGTTATTATTTGTGGACTTCCAGTtaccactgggaaaaaaaatctccatctTTCTCCCAATTTTCCTGAAAGATATGTCACGCTTCGTttgatctgaagagaaacaagagCATCACCACTGTTACCCTTTTGATTTTGAAGTGTTTCTTCACAGTTACCCTCTTtgtttttgtagtgctggggaccaaacccagggctttgtacatccTAGACAGTCAGCCACCAAGCTATGTCCCCGGCCCTCATCGGTTGCCTTAAGTTCATGTGTGACTGTTCTGATGTCTAACTTTCTTGTCTGCTCTTCTCTTGACTCTTGGTCAACTGGTCTTGTCTTCTAGAATGCCTGGTAACATTTGACCAAAGACAAGAATTCACTGTGTAAAAACTAAAATCTAAGACCTCTTGAGTCCCCGGTGCTGCTCTCTGGCTCAGAAGTGATGGCCGTgtgtagcatgagttctaattggtcttaataataaaaacccagagtcagatattagggggtgaaagttgaaagattagagaagcagagcagccagctgcTAGACTTCtcacctctacaaaatcctcagaccgaaaAGAGGtcgagctcctgtctcctcccaaacttatattcctctctctgcccagccatataacttcctgtttgtctgtatagacctccagacctctatggttaactagtggctagctccgtcttctgatcttcaggcaagctttatttattagattacAAGCAAGATATCACCACAACTGTGTCTCTGACAAACAGTTGGTCTGTGGGCATCTTACCATGTGCACTTGAGCTGAGGTGCAGGCAAGGCCATCTGGTTCCGGCTTTGCTTTTCCTGGGGGAGGCTCCCGCACTCACGGTCAGTGTTTACTTCTGAAAGCCCATTGCTTCCCAGACCCTCCACTTCAGCAGGCCCTGGACTCTGGGCTTTGCCCTCTGGTTCTAAGACCACTAAAGGCTTTGGTTGACTTCCAGGTCCCTTCCCAGTGAGCTGTAGCTCTGTTAGTGCCTCAAGAGGAAAATCCACAGTAACACAGGCTCCATCAGGGGCTCTTCCCAAGATAGGAATTTGGTCCCTCAAGTCTCAGCTATCTCTGGGCCTCCTGGTGCCTGCAAACAGAAATTTACTTGTCAAGCCAGCTTCTCCACTTTCACCACCCCACCGGCTAGTAAGGGTCCACCCCACGCCACATGGGCACTGCCATGAAGTGACAACTGTTCTCGCCCAGAGCTGGGCTATGGGAGGAGTACTGGGTTGAGCCCATCTATTTCTTGAGAAGGGATGCCAGATGACATCTGTGCAGCCATAGGATGGCTGGGACAAGTCCCACCAATGACATCTCAACCTCACTGCTCACAGAGCCTCCCCTAACGCTCCCAGCATCATTCACTGGCAGGAAACAGACAGGCCTGacaacatcacacacaaacaaacaccctGATGATGACCACGAGCCACACCAACAAGGAAGGGAGACCAAGTCTGACAACAGCACAGGGGTATAAAAGCTGACAACCcagcacctcacacacacactcactaacacactcactcacactcactcactcctCACCCTCCTCCAGCCAACCCCACCATGGCCGCCTCTACCATGTCCGTCTGCTCTGACGCTTGCACCAACTCCTCCTGGCAGGTGGATGACTGCCCAGAGAGCTGCTGTGAGCCTAGCTGCTGTGCCCCCAGCTGCTGCCAGTCCAgctgctgtgtccccagctgTTGCCAGACCAGCTGCTGTGCCCCCAGCTGCTGTGCCCCAGCCCCCTGCCTGACCCTCATCTGCACCCCAGTGAGCTGTGGGTCCAGCCCCTGCTGCCAGTCTTCCTGCGCATCCTTCTGCTGCCAGCAGTCTTGCTGCCAGCCAGCTTGTTGCACCTGCTCCCCCTGCCAGCCATCCTGTGTGACTCTTTGCTGCAAGCCTGTCTGCTGTACCCCCTGCTGCCAGTCCTCCTGCGCATCCTCATGCTGCCAGCAGTCTGGCTGCCAGCCAGCTTGTTGCACCTGCTCCCCCTGCCAGCCATCCTGTGTGACTCTTTGC harbors:
- the LOC106144138 gene encoding keratin-associated protein 10-2-like isoform X1 encodes the protein MAASTMSVCSDACTNSSWQVDDCPESCCEPSCCAPSCCQSSCCVPSCCQTSCCAPSCCAPAPCLTLICTPVSCGSSPCCQSSCASFCCQQSCCQPACCTCSPCQPSCVTLCCKPVCCTPCCQSSCASSCCQQSGCQPACCTCSPCQPSCVTLCCKPVCCTPICSGSSCCQQSSCQPSCCQPSCCVPVCCKPLCCKPCSXXXXXXXXXXXXXXXXXXXXXXXXXXXXXXXXXXXXXXXXXXXPCSSMSLICRPACSSQACCGLSSGQKSSC
- the LOC106144138 gene encoding keratin-associated protein 10-2-like isoform X2 gives rise to the protein MAASTMSVCSDACTNSSWQVDDCPESCCEPSCCAPTPCLTLICTPVSCGSSPCCQSSCASFCCQQSCCQPACCTCSPCQPSCVTLCCKPVCCTPCCQSSCASSCCQQSGCQPACCTCSPCQPSCVTLCCKPVCCTPICSGSSCCQQSSCQPSCCQPSCCVPVCCKPLCCKPCSRPCSSMSLICRPACSSQACCGLSSGQKSSC
- the LOC106144129 gene encoding keratin-associated protein 10-2-like, with the protein product MATSTMSVCSDACTNSSWQVDDCPESCCEPSCCAPSCCQPSCCVPSCCQPSCCVPSCCTPSPCLTLICTPVSCGSSPCCQSACSSCCTPSCCQPSCCVPVCCKPVCCVSICSDCQPACCTCSPCQPSCCVPVCCKPVCCEPVCCEPVCCEPVCCGASSSCC